GTTTTTTAATCTGTGATTAGGATttagtttttcttattttagAAATCTAAATTGTTTTCAGCTATTCTGTGCTGGCTTAAGGTACCGTGTGTGTGGAAAATAAAGTGAAGGTAGACCGTTCTATCTGTGAAACTATCTACAGTGGTAGTTGGCTTATTTTACAATAGagtatttttttccaaaaattttatttacagtttaatGTCTTACGATTTAATTGCACATAAGAACataactgatttaaaaaaaaaaaaaaaactacagctttAGCAGAtcattactgtactgtaaaattTTGATGAAAATACGTTTTCTTTACACACCATCTCTccacttattttattttcatagggGATTGCATGTTTACACATCTGTGATAACAACTTATTATCAGCACAGTACAAATATTGCACAGAGTTTCACAGAACAAACTTTTGCCAAAGCAAATGCACAGCACTGATGTTCTGAGCTGTTGTTCTATTTTCAGGctagtctttttttcagcttAAGAAGTACATTGAGTTGCCAGCTGGGTTggtaaaaaaaatttgaaacactattattacactataaaatgcaatacaatacACAGGACATACTACAGTCTTagagtgtaactctcgccaaaatgcaacctagggtctttttgtgaatgtaccagagtcaaactttcgtttaaaagcatatttaggacggaagctccacttttaagatgtatcgtatttttgtttttcggtcaaatggccttttgaatgggagtgctaggggcacttttatgctagcctcaaaatagctatttttaaaacactaagaaggctcgacacaacatgaaactttgctcgaagtatcaccaggggctctacaccttaactacaccggtgcacaagggatatactaaatctgtggctgcttgttttgatatcgactcgttttgactgccgaggtggtagcgaccggaaacaacaagagctacggtgagttgttcaaaacctttctttttagtaaactctgggtggTTCATGTGTAGacaccctggtgatacttcggagcaaagtttcatgttgtgtcgagccttcttagtgttttaaaaatagctattttgaggctagcataaaagtgcccctatcactcccattcaaaaggccatttgaccgaaaaacaaaaatacgatacatcttaaaagtggagcttccgtcctaaatatgctttttaaacaaaagtttgactcgggtacaactctaggttgcattttggcgagagttacgctttaaagaaCACCATAGAGCTTAATCAACACGTCTTTGACGCAGTCTCaactaaaaatgaaaatgatttcatAAAGATTGCATCATAAAATGGTTGTACATTTGTGTATTTTCATTGCAATCATCAGAGCTTAAAAACACTTAATACTGTTTTGTGACTGTAGGCCTCCACAGCAGATGGAAGTCCTGCACAGACTAATGGTGAAGTTACACAGCCTGCCACTACAGTGACGAGAAGAGGTGAGTACATTTTCTTGTTTTGGTTTACATAAAAAATGCAAGATGGCTGTATTCCAGATTTTCCTTATTGTGATTATTTCATGTTTCACTGCCCAGATGAAAACACTGAGCCCCCTGCTAGTGCTGAAACCCCACCACCTCTTGCCACAGCAAATACAGAGCCTGTGGTGGAGGctaaacaggaaacagacaaCCAGATGACACCGCCTGCTGAGTTAGCCATACAATCTGTAGCCCCTACAGCCGCTGCAGAGGTGCCATCCCCATTGATAAAGGACCTGCAGTCTCCCCTCCCTGCAGCAgcatctactactactacagttCCTCCTGAGGCAGAACATAAAGTTGATACTAAAGTGGGTGACACCGTAGACGCTCCTGTCGGCCCTTCTGCATCATTAGCAGCACAAGAGGCGCCTGTCAAAATGGAAGAACCACAGGCTGCCCCACCTCCAACTGAGAAGGTAccagaaaaggaagaaaagaaagcagaGGAATTGCAGAAATTGGAAAATAAGGAGCAAGTGGCCAGTGCTAAGTTTGAGCCTGCAGTTGAGGTTCCTGCAACAGTTACCCCTGTTGACGAGGCAAAAGAAGAAACGGCTACAAAGACAGAAACTAAAGTCTCTACGCCTCCACCCTCTGCACAGGAACCTTCTTCTCCACAAACCCAGAACGCCACCCAGAGCCCCGCCCCTAAACCGGAACCCACACCGGCTGAAGCAGCAGAGCCTCTTCTCTCCAACGGCCTTCCTCAGGACATTGAGGAACTGTCTGAGGATGTGGCATTTTCAGACACTACACCCCTTGACAAGCCTGATGCTTCTCAATCTCAGGAATCCACACCTGTGGCTAAAACGGCAATGCCTgcccaggaggaggaggaggaggaggagaaagagagaggggaagaaaggAACGAAAAAAGTGAGGATGCCCCTCCTGCCtctgttagctgccctacagagGAACCTACTATGCAAGGTAGGGTGGAGTTAAATCTGGCTCGCATTTATGATTGCCGCATGTGTTGTGctccattttaattttaattcattttcttgAAGCTGCAACGTCTGTGCcaaggaagaggaagaacatGAAGGAGTTCAACAAGAAAGAGGCAATTGGAGACCTCCTGGATGCCTTCACAGAGGTTAGTGTCAGGCCAGATGAAAACAAGAAAGATCGAAGTTAACGCAAGGTCATCATGGTGTTTAAGTGTCTCAGCAGTTTCAGCTGTATCAATAATATTTTTGAGGATGTTTAGTTTTAAAACACTGCATTCTGTGACTAACTGGGTTATCATAATACTTTTTAATCTCTtcgtgttttgttttttttgccgcAGGAGCAAGAAGCCAAGCCTGCTCCTGAACCCTCGTCCACTCAGGCCGACCCTGTCCCTGTTGCTCCACCTGAACCTCCAGCTGAGGTTGTAGATGAGAcctgggaggagagagaagacaagCAAAATGCAGAACCTAAAGTTACGTCTGAGCCAACTGAGCAGAAATACCAGTACAAAGAAGGTAGGTTGACTAGATTCTCTAGaaatggcgtgtgtgtgtgtgtgtgtgtgtgtgtgtgtgtgtgtgtgtgtgtgtgtgtgtgtgtgtgtgtgtgtgtgtgtgtgtgtgtgtgtgtgtgtgtgtgtgtgtgtgtgtgtgtgtgtgtgtgtgtgtgtgtgtgttaacatttTTCGTACATCTTTTAGAAAAATGGAAACCGATAGACCCAGAAGACAAGAAGCGGTACGACAGGGAGTTCCTCCTGGGCTTCCAGTTTATCAGCGCCAGTATGCACAAACCCGATGGCCTGCCTATCATCAGTGATGTGGTCCTGGACAAGGTAGGGGATGTTTTACATAATTATGCTGTGGAATATCTTTCATGTGTGAGATTAATGACAGATGAAACTTTTGACCTCATtagcataacatttttttttttatatatcatgtttattattattgaaattAGGAAACTTGACGTCCATCTTGTCTTGTCAGTGTTTTGTATGGACTCTAAGgttgtttttccttttactcTAACTTTAGGCGAACAAGACTCCAATGCGGCCTGCTGACCCAGCTCGAATGATAAATGTGGGTCCTGATTTTACTCCCTCGTATTTGGGTAACCTTGGGAGCAGATCGGTGGGAGGACCACGAGGCCCGGTGAGTGAATGTTACCTGAATAGCCCAGGGGATGACTGAagtaacaataaaatgaataaagatAACCTGGGGATAAAGAACCCGGGAAACTAAAGTATAtggacaaacaaggaatttatTAACGTATAAAGTACACACATGGATGTTGGCGTAATGGCCCACTGGAACTGTCCGTAGCTCTCCAGCTCCTTTATACTCCCAGCCCTGATTACTTATTGAAATAAGCTACACTCAATCACTTACTGCAGCTGCAAGGCTGGCAGGTACCTGGAGAGACCCACGAGAGAgcagacacaaacaccacaGCACGCAACAGTGACTttgtctcttctctttctttggtGATTTTAACCATAattctatgtatttatttttttgatcatggtttcttttttaaaatgcatcCCTTCCCCTCCTTTTAGCCACCTGGGCCACGTCGCTCCCAGCAGGGCCAGAGGAAAGAGCCCAGGAAGATAATCAGCAGCATGTCCCTCGGCGACGACGTGCAGCTCAACAAGGCTGAGAAGGCCTGGAAGCCCACGGTAAAGAAGTCCACTCGAACCCGCGCCGCGGAGGAAGTCGAAGATGACGATCCCGAACAGGCCAAGACTCAAGAGCTGTTCAAGCGTCTGCGCAGTATCCTCAACAAGCTGACCCCTCAGAAGTTTCAGGAGCTGATGAAACAAGTGACAGAGCTGACGATAGACACAGAGGAGAGGCTGAAGGGAACCATTGACCTCATCTTTGAGAAGGCCATCTCAGAGCCCAACTTCTCTGTGGCCTATGCCAACATGTGCCGCTGCCTTTTGGGGGTAAGTCGTGTGATTTTTATCAGGGTCTTATAATTTGCTCCAATGATGACTTCTGTTTTGTGCCACATGTCTGGGCCACTGAATGTTCATAATAAAGGACACTTTAATCACTGTTCACTTTAACTTTTATAATCACGCTTTAGGCCACATCATTATATGTGAGATGATGTAtattcattaaaaatgtttaattgtaCTCGTTTTCCTCCTTCAGTTGAAAGTCCCCATCCCTGACAAGCCAGGACTCTTTGTGAACTTCCGCAAACTGCTGCTCAACCGCTGCCAGAAAGAGTTTGAGAAGGACCAGGATGATGATGAAATCTTTGagaaaaagcaacaagaaatagAGGCTGCCAAAGAAGTAAGAAATGTGATCCTTTACCCGCACTGTTGCAACCACCACAGGTTTCGTTGTTTACTTAGACTAAACTGATCATATTACCCCAGCACTAAGCACAAACTCCTACTTGTATCTGCCCTCAGGGAGAGGAGTGTGAGCGCTTGAAGGTGGAGCTGCAGGATTTCAAAGACAAGGCTCGCCGCCGTTCAATGGGTAACATAAAGTTCATTGGCGAGCTCTTCAAGCTGAAGATGCTGACAGAGGCCATCATGCACGACTGCGTAGTGAAACTACTGAAGAATCATGATGAAGAGTCTCTGGAGTGTCTCTGCAGGCTGTTCTCCACAATTGGCAAAGACCTGGACTTTGAGAAGGCCAAGGTAAATAAAGCATGAACACAATAGGGGTGACCCCGAATTGTCGACTATTCAATGATTTGATCAAAGGACCGTTGAATTGTCGGAAAATGTGGTCATTCAAAAAACAAAGTATCGTTCCATTCGGTCAATATGGGGGTGTTGAATGTCAAATTTGACCTAGAATTGCTTGCTTTCTCCCAATAAatcatgatatactgtatagcctATTTTGGAATACGAGCAGAGcactaaatatatatttttaatttaaaaaaacaaaaagaaatgattgTAATATGAGTCGACTATAGGCTAGATTTAACCATTCCCATTTGGCTATGTAAATTCTTAGTCGGGGACACCCCTAGAAAACCTAAGTATTTACACATTCAACCGTCTCCGGTgatgacttttatttttgtgcTACGTGTCTGGGCCACTGATTGTTAGTGATGGGATTGAGGAACTGAGGAGACAGTTCTCTACGTATAAATCAGTCTCAATTCTTTATTCATAatgaggttgttgttgttttgtagcCATGACTCATAAAAGCCGCTTTTTTTCCTGTGTCCCTGTTAGCCTCGTATGGATCAATATTTCAACCAGATGGACAAGATcatcaaagagagaaagacctcATCCAGAATCCGCTTCATGCTACAAGACGTCTTGGACCTCAGAAAGGTAAATATTACTTCATCCATAACCGGAGCCGAAAATAAGCATTTATGGTGGTGACTAATGCTAAGAAGTATTCCTGAATGAGCAGGCTCGTTTTAAACTGTGTGACGTATTCCACAGGGATTAGGAGTCGCGTGGGAAacatgaatgaagacattgaccGATGTTGGAACAGTTACAGACCGTTTTTTATAACTATCTTTCATCTTTGGTCTACAGAGTGGGTGGGTGCCTCGTAGAGGAGACCAGGGTCCTAAAACAATCGACCAGATCCACAAGGAGGCAGAGATGGAGGAGCACAGGGAACAGATCAAAGTTCAGCAGCAGCTCCTGTCcaagaaggagggaggaggagaaagaggaggcgGCAGGATGGGAGGGAACATGGGGGGCCGTGGCTCTCACACACCAGGAGGTGGCCGGACTAGCCAGCCTCAGGATGAGGGATGGAACACTGTGCCCATTTCCAAGAACAGACCCATCGACACCACTCGCCTTAGCAAGATCACAAAGGTAATGTCCAAGTCTAACACAGAAGTTGTCACTAATTGACTGTATAAAATTTGCAGCTTCAGGTTTTCATTCAGTTTAACTTGACAGTATagtcaaataaagtgtttaaaGTCCTGAGTCTTGAAGTGTGTTTTGGGTGCACTGTAAGAAATCGCCCCAGTCTTGCACTTATTCGTATTCTGCTAAATCACGAGCCTTTAGAATGAAACTGTGTtatttttgacctgatgatttGGGACTTGCgtaaatgtttatttaactTGTTTGTAATGGTTACTTTTGTGTTCACCGTCAGCCTGGTTCTCTGGACTTCAACAATCAACTGTTGGCTCCAGGGGGAAAAGGAATGTGGGGTAGCTGGGGCAAAGGCAGCAGTGGAGGAACTGGAGCAAAACCAGCAAGCGGAGAGCCGGGTATAACATATTCTTCAAAAAGACGGTGTGGTTTTAAGATGTTTTAGTGGTTGGAGTGCTAATCTGTCCTTTTCCACTTTAAGATTCTGGTCGTCCAGCTACCAGCACCCTCAACCGCTTCTCAGCCCTGCAACAGTCTGGTTCGTTGTTGTCTTCAACTGACTCTGATCGCAGAGCTCCTCAGAGGTATTTAGCAGCTGCAGATATTTTCTCACCAAGTGAAATGTCTTGTCCTCGTACTTTGCTCTTATTGTTTTCTTTACCACCTCCACTGAATAAATGAAGACCTGTATAGCAACCAGTTTAATATCAGATCAGATTTCATGGCACATTATGATAAATGTGGACCTTTTTGTTTCACTTACAACCTTTAGGTCAAGCTCAAGCCGCGAGCGTGGTGGCGACAGAGACAGGGGTGATCGCGACAGGGATCGGTTTGACCGATTTGATCGCAGCGAGGGACGGGAGGGTCGTGACGACAGGAGCACCCGGAACCAAATCACCAAGAGAAGCTTCAGCAGAGAGTCTCAGGAGCGCGGCGGGAGGGCCGGTGACCTCCGGGCCTCGACTGAGCCAGTGCGCCGCGTGGCCAGCATGACCGACAATAGGGACAGGGGAAGCAGGGACAGAGGAAGTCGGGATAGAGGaagcagagacagaggaagccAGGACAGGGCCCCAAGCAAAGATCTCCCAGGTAAAAAACCCACTGAGCAAAAGTGAAGATTTGAAATGGATGTAATGGTAGGAAAAgctgtggacacacagagaTTGGAATAATATTTAACTAATTTTTCTCTGCAGTTAAGCGTGAGAGTgcccccactcctcctccttctctccctaaACCTGCCTTGAGTGAAGAGGAGTTGGAGAAGAAGTCAAACGCCATTATAGAAGAATACCTCCACATTAATGACTTGAAGGTACAAACGTGACGCCATGTAAACTTGCATGCAACGAAGTGCATTTCCTTAAATGTACGCATATTGTCAGGCTTTACCTGCAAATGCTTGGAATATGAAACCACTTTGATGGCCAACATCTTGTCCTCTTCTGCTGCTGTAGGAGGCGTTGCAGTGTGTGACGGAACTCAACAGCGCCTCACTGCTCTATGTGTTTGTCCGGAACGGTGTGGAGTCGACGCTTGAGCGCAGCACCATTGCTAGAGCACACATGGGCTTGTTGCTGCACCAACTTGTAAAGGCAGATTTATTGCCCACAGCGCAGTACTACAAAGGGTGAGCTTTAACAGGAAAAACACCACACTGTGTTTCCGATGTCTCTAAAGTGCATCCTTGTTTACTCTTGAGGGACTGATTTATGCAAAATAAACTAActaatgtgtgtgttaaagtgaGATTGAGTGCTTTGTGCTTTTTGGGACCGTAGGCTAGAAGAGACCCTGGAGGCTGCGGAAGACACGGCCATAGATATACCTCACATCTGGCTCTACCTGGCTGAACTCATTACCCCCATGCTCCATGAGGGAGGCATCCCTATGGGACAGCTCTTCAGGTGAGCTACAGTGCTGGAAGTCAGCAAACataattaaatcaaataattcttcaGCAAGCCTAGTTCCTGTGGATTGAGATCTGTCAGAAACTGCTACCTTTGACCCAGCAACATTTGTAGGGTGTAGGCAGTGCTCTGGCCCTAAACATGCGTCACAGTAATACATATTGTACACATGcagttcaaaaacatcaaatCTGAGTCAGTGGGATAACTGGGACACCTTTGTCAGCTTCTCACAAATATTTGAGGTGTCTGTAGTTACTCTCTTGTCATCATCATTCCCTTTCTTCACgttgtactttttgtttttttaaacccaagTATAACTGTGATTTTACTAATTATGGTAATAAATAAAACGACTGAATAATAATTTAGTTAAAAGCAAATGGAATGaataactctgtgtgtgtgtgttgcatctTCAGGGAGATCTCAAAGCCTCTCGTGCCTCTGGGGCAGGCTGGCGTGCTTCTGGTACAGATCCTCAAGTTGCTCTGCAAAGAAATGGTACGTCCTACATAAATCCCCAAAACTCCATTCGTTCTGTCTATAATGAGTGCAACCTTTAATATTGTTTCATTACACCTTGTTGTACATTAACATCTTAATACTTTGTGCCGTTTGACAGTTAAGACTCACtggatttaatgttttttgtttttttttctccccatcaGACCCCTAAGAAGGTCGGGGCCATGTGGACTGAGGGTGGGCTCAATTGGAGTGATTTCTTGCCCGAGGATGAAGATGTCAACAAGTTTGTCACCGATCAGGTCTGTAGGCTACAGTACTACAAGAcagtgaaacacacaaacacaaacttcaTACAATCTCatagaaaacagaaacataatgtGCCAATATTCGTCTTGATTGTTTATCATATAGaaataaagatatttaattGCAGCAAATTGACACCAATGCAGACCTAATGTCAATACCTACATACCCCTCatgtcctgttgtgttttcgtcattcacatttaagaaaaatTCAAGAATTAAAAGCAAAATAATTAAGTTAATCACTTACAAGAGAATCTTCAATTATCTTTGTTTATGTAATTTAGAAAGTGGAGTTCACCACCGGAGAGGAGATGGAGTCAAAGGACGTGGACGAGAAGAAGGTCCTCACTGGAGAGGAGCTCAGCAAACAGCTGGACAGACTCCTCCAGGACAAGGCCAACAACCAGCGCATCAGAGACTGGGTTGAGGTGGGTGAAATGTACTTCTGATGTAGCTCATGTTTTACTTCAGACTTGAATATCCC
This is a stretch of genomic DNA from Sander vitreus isolate 19-12246 chromosome 12, sanVit1, whole genome shotgun sequence. It encodes these proteins:
- the eif4g1a gene encoding eukaryotic translation initiation factor 4 gamma 1a isoform X3 is translated as MNKPPLPITGPTSVPNPAPSPGLTQAAYGPGQPPSLVFATPPPPQMNSAPQPRQSYYQNRPAMATSAPRVQTSSGPRPVGPTQVYPHGSQMMMISQQQLSFAGSPQGYFIPPGQYRAPYMPPTQQYPVTSGTAGFYPGTSPAEYPAYAGAYYPAQPQYSQSVQPAPVMINPAQQQQQAPPPQQPAAQSQGPPKRERKPVVCHNKRAARLLSEIRIRDPNQGGRDITEEIMSGGRSTTTPTPPQASTADGSPAQTNGEVTQPATTVTRRDENTEPPASAETPPPLATANTEPVVEAKQETDNQMTPPAELAIQSVAPTAAAEVPSPLIKDLQSPLPAAASTTTTVPPEAEHKVDTKVGDTVDAPVGPSASLAAQEAPVKMEEPQAAPPPTEKVPEKEEKKAEELQKLENKEQVASAKFEPAVEVPATVTPVDEAKEETATKTETKVSTPPPSAQEPSSPQTQNATQSPAPKPEPTPAEAAEPLLSNGLPQDIEELSEDVAFSDTTPLDKPDASQSQESTPVAKTAMPAQEEEEEEEKERGEERNEKSEDAPPASVSCPTEEPTMQAATSVPRKRKNMKEFNKKEAIGDLLDAFTEEQEAKPAPEPSSTQADPVPVAPPEPPAEVVDETWEEREDKQNAEPKVTSEPTEQKYQYKEEKWKPIDPEDKKRYDREFLLGFQFISASMHKPDGLPIISDVVLDKANKTPMRPADPARMINVGPDFTPSYLGNLGSRSVGGPRGPPPGPRRSQQGQRKEPRKIISSMSLGDDVQLNKAEKAWKPTVKKSTRTRAAEEVEDDDPEQAKTQELFKRLRSILNKLTPQKFQELMKQVTELTIDTEERLKGTIDLIFEKAISEPNFSVAYANMCRCLLGLKVPIPDKPGLFVNFRKLLLNRCQKEFEKDQDDDEIFEKKQQEIEAAKEGEECERLKVELQDFKDKARRRSMGNIKFIGELFKLKMLTEAIMHDCVVKLLKNHDEESLECLCRLFSTIGKDLDFEKAKPRMDQYFNQMDKIIKERKTSSRIRFMLQDVLDLRKSGWVPRRGDQGPKTIDQIHKEAEMEEHREQIKVQQQLLSKKEGGGERGGGRMGGNMGGRGSHTPGGGRTSQPQDEGWNTVPISKNRPIDTTRLSKITKPGSLDFNNQLLAPGGKGMWGSWGKGSSGGTGAKPASGEPDSGRPATSTLNRFSALQQSGSLLSSTDSDRRAPQRSSSSRERGGDRDRGDRDRDRFDRFDRSEGREGRDDRSTRNQITKRSFSRESQERGGRAGDLRASTEPVRRVASMTDNRDRGSRDRGSRDRGSRDRGSQDRAPSKDLPVKRESAPTPPPSLPKPALSEEELEKKSNAIIEEYLHINDLKEALQCVTELNSASLLYVFVRNGVESTLERSTIARAHMGLLLHQLVKADLLPTAQYYKGLEETLEAAEDTAIDIPHIWLYLAELITPMLHEGGIPMGQLFREISKPLVPLGQAGVLLVQILKLLCKEMTPKKVGAMWTEGGLNWSDFLPEDEDVNKFVTDQKVEFTTGEEMESKDVDEKKVLTGEELSKQLDRLLQDKANNQRIRDWVEANLDEQQTASNQFVRALMTSVCQSAIICDNPYRVDAGQIGQRASLLQRYLSDEQKELQALYALQALMVHMEQPANLLRMFFDALYDEDVIKEDAFYKWETSKDPAEQTGKGVALKSVTAFFTWLREAEEESDKE
- the eif4g1a gene encoding eukaryotic translation initiation factor 4 gamma 1a isoform X1 — encoded protein: MNKPPLPITGPTSVPNPAPSPGLTQAAYGPGQPPSLVFATPPPPQMNSAPQPRQFAAGPRTLHQQSYYQNRPAMATSAPRVQTSSGPRPVGPTQVYPHGSQMMMISQQQLSFAGSPQGYFIPPGQYRAPYMPPTQQYPVTSGTAGFYPGTSPAEYPAYAGAYYPAQPQYSQSVQPAPVMINPAQQQQQAPPPQQPAAQSQGPPKRERKPVVCHNKRAARLLSEIRIRDPNQGGRDITEEIMSGGRSTTTPTPPQASTADGSPAQTNGEVTQPATTVTRRDENTEPPASAETPPPLATANTEPVVEAKQETDNQMTPPAELAIQSVAPTAAAEVPSPLIKDLQSPLPAAASTTTTVPPEAEHKVDTKVGDTVDAPVGPSASLAAQEAPVKMEEPQAAPPPTEKVPEKEEKKAEELQKLENKEQVASAKFEPAVEVPATVTPVDEAKEETATKTETKVSTPPPSAQEPSSPQTQNATQSPAPKPEPTPAEAAEPLLSNGLPQDIEELSEDVAFSDTTPLDKPDASQSQESTPVAKTAMPAQEEEEEEEKERGEERNEKSEDAPPASVSCPTEEPTMQAATSVPRKRKNMKEFNKKEAIGDLLDAFTEEQEAKPAPEPSSTQADPVPVAPPEPPAEVVDETWEEREDKQNAEPKVTSEPTEQKYQYKEEKWKPIDPEDKKRYDREFLLGFQFISASMHKPDGLPIISDVVLDKANKTPMRPADPARMINVGPDFTPSYLGNLGSRSVGGPRGPPPGPRRSQQGQRKEPRKIISSMSLGDDVQLNKAEKAWKPTVKKSTRTRAAEEVEDDDPEQAKTQELFKRLRSILNKLTPQKFQELMKQVTELTIDTEERLKGTIDLIFEKAISEPNFSVAYANMCRCLLGLKVPIPDKPGLFVNFRKLLLNRCQKEFEKDQDDDEIFEKKQQEIEAAKEGEECERLKVELQDFKDKARRRSMGNIKFIGELFKLKMLTEAIMHDCVVKLLKNHDEESLECLCRLFSTIGKDLDFEKAKPRMDQYFNQMDKIIKERKTSSRIRFMLQDVLDLRKSGWVPRRGDQGPKTIDQIHKEAEMEEHREQIKVQQQLLSKKEGGGERGGGRMGGNMGGRGSHTPGGGRTSQPQDEGWNTVPISKNRPIDTTRLSKITKPGSLDFNNQLLAPGGKGMWGSWGKGSSGGTGAKPASGEPDSGRPATSTLNRFSALQQSGSLLSSTDSDRRAPQRSSSSRERGGDRDRGDRDRDRFDRFDRSEGREGRDDRSTRNQITKRSFSRESQERGGRAGDLRASTEPVRRVASMTDNRDRGSRDRGSRDRGSRDRGSQDRAPSKDLPVKRESAPTPPPSLPKPALSEEELEKKSNAIIEEYLHINDLKEALQCVTELNSASLLYVFVRNGVESTLERSTIARAHMGLLLHQLVKADLLPTAQYYKGLEETLEAAEDTAIDIPHIWLYLAELITPMLHEGGIPMGQLFREISKPLVPLGQAGVLLVQILKLLCKEMTPKKVGAMWTEGGLNWSDFLPEDEDVNKFVTDQKVEFTTGEEMESKDVDEKKVLTGEELSKQLDRLLQDKANNQRIRDWVEANLDEQQTASNQFVRALMTSVCQSAIICDNPYRVDAGQIGQRASLLQRYLSDEQKELQALYALQALMVHMEQPANLLRMFFDALYDEDVIKEDAFYKWETSKDPAEQTGKGVALKSVTAFFTWLREAEEESDKE
- the eif4g1a gene encoding eukaryotic translation initiation factor 4 gamma 1a isoform X2, whose product is MNKPPLPITGPTSVPNPAPSPGLTQAAYGPGQPPSLVFATPPPPQMNSAPQPRQFAAGPRTLHQQSYYQNRPAMATSAPRVQTSSGPRPVGPTQVYPHGSQMMMISQQQLSFAGSPQGYFIPPGQYRAPYMPPTQQYPVTSGTAGFYPGTSPAEYPAYGAYYPAQPQYSQSVQPAPVMINPAQQQQQAPPPQQPAAQSQGPPKRERKPVVCHNKRAARLLSEIRIRDPNQGGRDITEEIMSGGRSTTTPTPPQASTADGSPAQTNGEVTQPATTVTRRDENTEPPASAETPPPLATANTEPVVEAKQETDNQMTPPAELAIQSVAPTAAAEVPSPLIKDLQSPLPAAASTTTTVPPEAEHKVDTKVGDTVDAPVGPSASLAAQEAPVKMEEPQAAPPPTEKVPEKEEKKAEELQKLENKEQVASAKFEPAVEVPATVTPVDEAKEETATKTETKVSTPPPSAQEPSSPQTQNATQSPAPKPEPTPAEAAEPLLSNGLPQDIEELSEDVAFSDTTPLDKPDASQSQESTPVAKTAMPAQEEEEEEEKERGEERNEKSEDAPPASVSCPTEEPTMQAATSVPRKRKNMKEFNKKEAIGDLLDAFTEEQEAKPAPEPSSTQADPVPVAPPEPPAEVVDETWEEREDKQNAEPKVTSEPTEQKYQYKEEKWKPIDPEDKKRYDREFLLGFQFISASMHKPDGLPIISDVVLDKANKTPMRPADPARMINVGPDFTPSYLGNLGSRSVGGPRGPPPGPRRSQQGQRKEPRKIISSMSLGDDVQLNKAEKAWKPTVKKSTRTRAAEEVEDDDPEQAKTQELFKRLRSILNKLTPQKFQELMKQVTELTIDTEERLKGTIDLIFEKAISEPNFSVAYANMCRCLLGLKVPIPDKPGLFVNFRKLLLNRCQKEFEKDQDDDEIFEKKQQEIEAAKEGEECERLKVELQDFKDKARRRSMGNIKFIGELFKLKMLTEAIMHDCVVKLLKNHDEESLECLCRLFSTIGKDLDFEKAKPRMDQYFNQMDKIIKERKTSSRIRFMLQDVLDLRKSGWVPRRGDQGPKTIDQIHKEAEMEEHREQIKVQQQLLSKKEGGGERGGGRMGGNMGGRGSHTPGGGRTSQPQDEGWNTVPISKNRPIDTTRLSKITKPGSLDFNNQLLAPGGKGMWGSWGKGSSGGTGAKPASGEPDSGRPATSTLNRFSALQQSGSLLSSTDSDRRAPQRSSSSRERGGDRDRGDRDRDRFDRFDRSEGREGRDDRSTRNQITKRSFSRESQERGGRAGDLRASTEPVRRVASMTDNRDRGSRDRGSRDRGSRDRGSQDRAPSKDLPVKRESAPTPPPSLPKPALSEEELEKKSNAIIEEYLHINDLKEALQCVTELNSASLLYVFVRNGVESTLERSTIARAHMGLLLHQLVKADLLPTAQYYKGLEETLEAAEDTAIDIPHIWLYLAELITPMLHEGGIPMGQLFREISKPLVPLGQAGVLLVQILKLLCKEMTPKKVGAMWTEGGLNWSDFLPEDEDVNKFVTDQKVEFTTGEEMESKDVDEKKVLTGEELSKQLDRLLQDKANNQRIRDWVEANLDEQQTASNQFVRALMTSVCQSAIICDNPYRVDAGQIGQRASLLQRYLSDEQKELQALYALQALMVHMEQPANLLRMFFDALYDEDVIKEDAFYKWETSKDPAEQTGKGVALKSVTAFFTWLREAEEESDKE